A section of the Streptomyces sp. Je 1-369 genome encodes:
- a CDS encoding glutamine synthetase family protein translates to MENLRATGTDVVRVVYPDLLGADRGRDVLLGQLPSACTHGLTFCRAVYHTTPRGDVVPVAGGLDAGLPDICVQPDLATLKPLPWEPGVAWCLGDSLDPLTEGPVPESPRALLKRVLAHADDYTSGQEGTVGHPGLAAIVGPELEYFLCDSSPTAPSGWTPYGAATGNVYSAGRRGDPDGHLLRTLRQLEALGIGVIAGNHEFDGGQFEINLDHSGALDAADRAFFFKAAVKETARHEGRLATFMAKPFNGLGGSGFHVHLSLVDSDGRNVFDDPRAEYGLSATARHAVGGVLRHAPALAALLNPTVNSYKRFGPDTLAPWLIDWGLDNRSAMVRIPPERGTGTRLELRLGDASANPYLLVAGTVAAVLLGLRDRPEPPAPLEGYGYDESSAPRLPATLPEALDALEADEALTGLLGADFTRAFLTYKRNEVERYQQAVTDWEFEEYALLI, encoded by the coding sequence GTGGAGAACCTCCGAGCCACCGGCACCGACGTCGTCCGCGTCGTCTACCCCGACCTCCTGGGCGCCGACCGAGGCAGAGACGTCCTCCTGGGCCAGCTGCCGAGCGCCTGCACACACGGCCTGACCTTCTGCAGGGCCGTCTACCACACCACCCCGCGAGGCGACGTCGTCCCCGTCGCGGGCGGACTCGACGCGGGACTCCCCGACATCTGCGTACAGCCGGACCTCGCCACCCTGAAGCCCCTGCCGTGGGAGCCCGGCGTCGCCTGGTGCCTGGGCGACAGCCTGGACCCGCTCACCGAAGGACCCGTACCGGAGTCCCCACGCGCCCTGCTGAAGCGCGTACTCGCGCACGCCGACGACTACACCTCAGGACAGGAAGGCACCGTCGGACACCCCGGCCTCGCCGCGATCGTCGGCCCCGAGCTGGAGTACTTCCTCTGCGACTCCTCCCCCACCGCCCCCTCCGGCTGGACCCCGTACGGCGCCGCCACCGGCAACGTCTACAGCGCCGGACGACGCGGCGACCCGGACGGCCATCTGCTGCGCACGCTCCGCCAGTTGGAGGCACTCGGCATCGGCGTCATCGCCGGTAACCACGAGTTCGACGGCGGGCAGTTCGAGATCAACCTCGACCACTCCGGCGCCCTGGACGCCGCCGACCGCGCCTTCTTCTTCAAGGCCGCCGTCAAGGAGACCGCCCGCCACGAGGGGCGCCTCGCGACCTTCATGGCCAAGCCGTTCAACGGGCTCGGCGGGTCGGGGTTCCACGTGCATCTGTCGCTCGTCGACAGCGACGGGCGGAACGTCTTCGACGATCCGCGCGCCGAGTACGGGCTCTCCGCCACCGCCCGGCACGCCGTCGGCGGCGTCCTGCGGCACGCCCCCGCGCTGGCCGCCCTGCTCAACCCGACGGTCAACTCGTACAAACGCTTCGGGCCCGACACCCTCGCCCCCTGGCTGATCGACTGGGGACTGGACAACCGCAGCGCCATGGTCCGCATCCCGCCCGAGCGCGGCACCGGAACCCGCCTGGAGCTGCGCCTCGGCGACGCCTCCGCCAACCCCTACCTCCTCGTCGCCGGCACCGTCGCCGCCGTCCTGCTCGGCCTGCGCGACCGCCCCGAACCGCCCGCCCCGCTGGAGGGGTACGGCTACGACGAGTCCTCCGCACCCCGCCTCCCCGCCACGCTCCCCGAGGCCCTCGACGCCCTGGAGGCCGACGAGGCGCTCACCGGCCTCCTCGGCGCGGACTTCACCCGCGCGTTCCTGACGTACAAGCGCAACGAGGTCGAGCGGTACCAACAGGCCGTCACGGACTGGGAGTTCGAGGAGTACGCACTCCTCATCTGA